CTAAATCCCTTTTCCCACCAGGTTTTTGTTCGACATTTTATACGTTTTGTGGTCTTAATTACAATACTAGCCATTCATACACACCATGATATTAGtactaaaaaaatgttttataataataattttttattgaataaaaaattttgcCGACTAAATGTATTGAAAATCACGGGACTTAGAGATCGATGAATAATTCGAAAGTTTAATTGAATACTAATtatattatgaaaaattattatatgtacATTTGTTTTGAAATTGTCATTATTAAAAGAAATCTCTTCTCCGAGATTAGACAAGTAACCCGGTCTCGGTCGAGAGTCTTTCATTCAGCTTTAACTCAAATGATAAACTCTggtttttattttaatgaatcACAAGTGGCAAATTGCAAATaccttttttattattatattctgTAAATTGTTAAAATAACCAAACATTTTTAATAAGACCAAATCatgtattattatattatatattggatgaaacaaaatttaataataattcaaaTTATAATGCAGAAATCTCTACGGGCAGAATACAACCCGATAACTCGTCCCGGCGGGGCATGTGAAGGTGCTGGTGGGGTCATCCTCCGGATACGTGAAAGCATCGCGGCACCTCAACTTGAAAAACCTGGACAAATCCGTCGGCCTGCACGGTCCCGAGTGGCAGCAATACTCCGTCGTTTTGTACACCGTACACGGGTTGTGGCATCCCCCGGGAGTCTTGAGTACATTCGGGCACTGCCCCGTGATGTCCGCCGTGCATCTCAAGGGTCGGGTGCACCCGTTCGAGGTGGGCTGGAACTCAATCGGCACGTTGAATCCTTGTAAAACGGAGATGTCGTAGTAGTCTTTGTACGCGAAGCTGTTGAGCCCGTATTCTGCGAGGGTCGCGGGCGGTGACCCGTACGTCTGGCATTGGAGCAGGCCGTTGCAGTCTCCGGTGAGGCAGCTGCCTCGGCCCCTTGCGTCGAAGGTGCAGTTTGTTCGGGCCCATATTTTGGCGCGTCCGGGCCCTTTGGGGAAGCCGAGCGTCCACGTCTGACCGCTGTCGAGGCGGCGGCCTCCACCTGGGAGGGAGGCGGCCCAGACGGTATAGGAGCAGTTGTTGCGGATATTGAAGATTATTGCATGGGTTTGGAGGAAGAGAAGTGGGAAGAAGATTAGGACAGCAATCTTTTGGTGAATCATTTTGGATTGGTATGCACCTTTGATTAAAATTACATTTGATAAATTGTGGAGGTTTTGATTATTTATATAGGTAGGAGAGAGCATGGGAAACTAGGAAAGATTGCGTGTGGTTACATCATATTTGTACAAAATTgacacattttttttttgttttaattttaaaatttgattttttaaaaaaactacttACCTTTTTTCCCCCATTTTCCTCGAACACGTGCAGATTTCTTTActtcaaataaattaattaaaccatCGCTCGTTGCTAATCTAAgtgatataatattaatattattatacatttaattttttttttgaccgACTATTTCTAAATTCTAACCCAGCACCAGCAGCCTCTCCTTTTGTCAGTGGGAACTCACCCTACTCAGCCGCCGGGTCCAGCCgcaaaaattgttttttttaaacaatGATCACATGATGTTTAATTACTTTCTTATATATTTTTACTAGTATTACCTTTTGTCCATCTAGAAATTGAGCTTGTTTACgaatccttttttttttaaaaaaaggtaagtaaatttgaaaaattcaatgaatatcaatcatCCACCTACCACTTCACACTTGatccattttttttattcattgtATTCTTGCCAAAGTCCTCATCGTATGCATATCCTTCTCCGGCGTCTACCTACCATCTCGTCAACTTCAGGTTGTTGGCCGGTGTCTTTCGCACTTGTGACTTATTCCAATTTTCATCTCTTTTCAGTGTTGATGCAGAACCCACGACGTCGGTGTTGGAAATCATATAGCCTCCGGAACAATTCcggttaaaaaattattttcgatcAAATCGAAACACAGCGGAAGCGATTAtataatttcacaaattataatCGAACATATGAATATAAATTAACtatgaatttaaataataaaaaattactaGAAAACTAACCTCTTGTAGTTTTCCTTTTTCGCAAATCCGAGATGTGTAAAGACCACAGCCTTCCAGTACGATCCTTCGTATCAACGGTAGTGTGTGGGCACTCAAAAACACAAAAGCTAGAAAtcaaaacttttattttattctCTACTCTCTTTTCAACTCATGAAAAAGTAGAGAATGAATTgtaccatttttttttttttttttagaaaagacTACTAGGATCTATTTATAATATCCAACTCAAGAGAGCCAGATCTCAATCTTATTGAGAAAAAACCATCGGCCGTATATTATGAAATCTAAGATAAGGCCAAACAAAATCCCACTTGATTTGATATCATAAATTTAAGTcttttaaaactcatttaaaagatATAAGATTTCTAGGatcttttcaaaataaattaaaatatcattctaacttatttttagatattaaataatatctataatttattcacaataaattaaagatattataatcaacttttGGATATTACCATAATAATCCAAATTTATAATTatctcataattataatttaatataattaatatctcataatcaattaTATTTATCTCCAAACTCTTGGAGTTATGGAAACATTTTTCCATATCCACACATGATTTCTAAATTGCATTTTTAATCCGTCATTAATTTGAAAGGCGTACCGGGGACCATGGACTCATAATTAGAAGCtccaataaattatataaataattaaactctttaattaatttatctaatttattaattccATAATTACTCCACTAAAAATATGGAATTGCACTCTTCTTCATTATGAAATATTTACTCTACAAAATTGAGCAGTCCATTGATATAATCATTACATATGGATTAATCCTCCATAGACAATTCGTAATTGAAGCTAGGAATTTTCCGTTTACCTCTTCAATTACTTCTTATCTTCATTTACCATTAATTCACCAGTGAGTGGTTTAATTTATAACTTAATTATAAATTAGTTGGGCCCAACACTCAGTTCTAGAATTAACAAATGAAGGAATCGTCTTTCTACTTCTCGCAAGAAGGAATGGATTCCATGTTTGTGAACTCATATTCCCAGccatttatttcaaatataaatcTAAAATGCAAGTATTAAGAATGCACAATCGCAAACTTTAAACAAGCAAATTAAGAATCATATTAAAATGAATAGGAGTTTATAATCACATCAGGATTAAGATATGTCCATATATGATCATCTTATGATTTAAATAGAATTTCATATTAACAACGGAATTTATTATGAAATATCTAATTAAATCGGTCCTAGTCCTACATAATCTGATTATATATAAATGCCCCCATCTAGATGTCTCTACATCGACGTTCCGGATAAGACAGTCACATTCATAATGTTCATGGGCCGCATTAGTGATGTTTTAATTAAAGATCCCAtactttaattaatttcatCACGGACTTAATTTAAGTTTATTATCCATAATTTTAATCCTCGTGTATATATAACTTTTATATATACTAAAATCATGGTTACATCCAATAAACTAAGGATTTTACTGTGATATTCATGACAATAATATTTCATGCAAATATGTTCAATAATAAATGtcgttttttattaataataaaaacataatttaataACAATGCTTTAAGGGCACTATccccaacaatctcccacttgcactaaaGCATGTGAGACATGTCTCTAAGTCCTAGATTTAGCATATGCCTCTCAAAAACTTTTGCAGGCAGTGTCTTGGTGAATGGATCAGCGATGTTGTCAGCAGACACAATCTTGAGAATAGAAACGTCACCTCTTTGCACTATCTCTCGGATCAAGTGGTACTTCCTTTCTATATGCTTCGATCTCTTGTGGCTACGAGGTTCCTTCGAATTAGCCACTGCACCACTATTGTCACACCATAAAGTGAGTGGATTATTCATATTTGGAACAACTTCCAAATCAGATAGGAATTTCTTAAGCCACACAGCTTCTTTAGCAGCTTCGGAAGCAGCTATGTATTCGGCCTCCATGGTCGAGTCGGCTGTGCTGGATTGCTTGATGCTTCTCCAGACTATGGCACCGCCACCAAGAGTAAACACTGATCCAGAAGTCGATTTTCGAGTATCTCTATCTGATTGAAAGTCAGAATCAGTGTAACCGTCTATTTTAAGGTCTCCACCTGAATAGACaagcatataatttctcgttCTCCGAAGATACTTGAGAATGTTCTTAACCGCTATCCAATGATCCAAACCAGGATTTGACTGAAAACGGCTGACTATCCCCACAGCATAACATATGTCCGGCCTAGTGCACATCATTGCGTACATAAGACTGCCTACTGCAGAGGCATAGGGAACGCGTCTCATGTCCTCAACTTCTTGCGGTGTCTTAGGACACTGCTCCTTAGAGAGGACGATTCCATGTCGGGTTGGTAGTGAACCTTTCTTGGAATCTTGCATTCTATAACGCAATAGCATCTTATCAATATAAGTAGCTTGAGACAATGCCAACAACTTGTTCTTACGATCTCGAACGATTCGAATTCCAAGAACATAATTTGCTTCTCCCAAATCTTTCATTTGGAATTGCTTGGCAAGCCAACCCTTTACAGTAGACAATGTTTCCACATTATTCCCAATAAGCAGAATGTCATCTACGTAAAGCACTATGAATACCACTTTTCCATCTTTGATGTGCTTGTATACACAAGGCtcatcaacactttgatcaaAGCCATAAGATTTGATTGTTTCATCAAATCTATGGTTCCATGATCTCGAGGCTTGCTTTAGTCCATAAATGGATCTAAGCAATTTGCAAACCTTTTGCTCTTGGCCTTGGACTATAAAACCTTCTGGTTGCTTCATGTAGATTTCCTCGTCTAGATGACCATTCAGAAAGGccgtcttgacatccatctgccatatctcatagtcaaaaTGAGCAGCAATTGAAAGTAAGATGCGTATAGATTTAAGCATGGCTACAGGCGAGAAAGTCTCTTCATAATCGACTCCCTCTCTTTGGGTATAACCCTTTGCAACCAATCTTGCTTTGAAAGTCTCTACTTTCCCATCTACACCTCTCTTTCTCTTATAGATCCATTTACACCCAATAGGTCTAACCTCTTCAGGTGTATCTACAAGAGTCCAGACAGAATTAGAGTACATCGACTCCATTTCTTGGTTCATAGCTTCAAGCCACCTTTCTTTGTCATGATCTTCCATTGCATGTTGAAATGACAACGGATCATCTTCCACTCCATCGGTGACAGCAACATTTGCTTCTTGATCTTGACAATAGCGGAGGGGTGGTTTAACTACCCTCCCACTACGTCGAGGTGGTATGATATCTTGAATTGGTTCAATGGTATCATTAATGGTTTCCTTAATAACTTTAGTTGGACTTCGAATGATCTCATCATTGAGTAACTCCTCGAGTACTGTCTTACTTCGAGGCTTGAAGTTTGCCATATAATCATCTTCAAGAAAGATGGCATTTGTCGATACAATTACCTTATTATCTTGAGAATCATAAAACCAACCTCCTCTCGTTCCCTTGGCGTATCCCACGAACAAACACACTTTTGAACGTGGATGCAATTTTCCAGTCTTTCCTTCCAGAACATGTGCTGGGCATCCCCATATGCG
The Primulina eburnea isolate SZY01 chromosome 5, ASM2296580v1, whole genome shotgun sequence genome window above contains:
- the LOC140832100 gene encoding protein P21-like, giving the protein MIHQKIAVLIFFPLLFLQTHAIIFNIRNNCSYTVWAASLPGGGRRLDSGQTWTLGFPKGPGRAKIWARTNCTFDARGRGSCLTGDCNGLLQCQTYGSPPATLAEYGLNSFAYKDYYDISVLQGFNVPIEFQPTSNGCTRPLRCTADITGQCPNVLKTPGGCHNPCTVYKTTEYCCHSGPCRPTDLSRFFKLRCRDAFTYPEDDPTSTFTCPAGTSYRVVFCP